In Microvenator marinus, one genomic interval encodes:
- a CDS encoding DUF7107 domain-containing protein, with the protein MDNQRNHWSPKAGRVLRLVGLISALFFTACGGCGDKGETDVTCDDGPCPVACTTNADCTDGACHLGYCVDTCAIDGDCAEGTVCSRDRFCVLPDDPGQCTLDSDCLSRRCDDGMCAPARRCDEDTQCFEGEFCTVEGVCVPSCSQNVECGVEEVCQDGRCVVGGECTQDAECGVGGACVDGSCAIACGDDEECGQDGACFRGQCSSGCDETSCGDDAVCWRGVCVDADPTNPSVPAPNTDPTNPNTNNPDPNNPDPNNPDPNNPDPNNPDPNNPDPNDPNPDNAQECSSANECATNERCEDGKCVIDDICTTDTQCGPGAYCNRGTCRLGCNDNADCRDGETCGADNKCVANTPVDLSCSSTADCGPCETCIGGQCEVVAVVCVTDSQCGIEKGCLDGFCHFECSTNADCPFSHSCQSGICQADATLPAECTANSECAQNETCVNGLCFSECTSDTQCGDMMMCNQGVCEPDFRRGIECYRSADCGGEGVCVDGLCTVACDGNSECRTGTCDLGYCTR; encoded by the coding sequence ATGGATAATCAGCGAAATCATTGGTCACCTAAGGCGGGGAGAGTTTTACGACTCGTCGGCCTTATTTCCGCGCTCTTTTTCACGGCGTGCGGAGGATGCGGCGACAAGGGCGAAACAGATGTGACGTGCGACGACGGACCATGTCCGGTCGCATGTACCACGAACGCGGACTGTACAGATGGCGCCTGCCATCTCGGCTATTGTGTAGATACATGTGCTATCGACGGTGATTGCGCCGAAGGTACCGTGTGTTCACGCGACCGATTCTGCGTACTGCCTGACGATCCCGGGCAATGCACCCTGGATAGTGATTGCCTCTCGAGGCGATGCGATGACGGCATGTGCGCACCTGCTCGTAGATGCGACGAGGATACTCAGTGCTTCGAAGGCGAGTTCTGTACCGTTGAGGGTGTGTGTGTTCCAAGCTGTTCACAAAACGTCGAGTGTGGCGTCGAAGAGGTCTGCCAGGACGGTCGTTGTGTCGTTGGTGGTGAATGTACCCAAGACGCTGAATGTGGCGTTGGCGGTGCCTGCGTTGATGGCTCGTGTGCGATCGCATGTGGCGATGACGAAGAATGTGGCCAGGATGGTGCGTGCTTCAGGGGTCAATGCAGCAGCGGCTGTGACGAGACCTCATGCGGCGACGACGCGGTATGCTGGAGAGGCGTTTGTGTAGACGCGGATCCAACAAATCCAAGCGTACCTGCGCCGAACACCGACCCTACAAACCCGAACACCAATAACCCAGATCCAAACAACCCGGACCCGAATAATCCAGATCCAAACAACCCGGACCCTAACAATCCGGATCCGAATAACCCAGATCCGAACGACCCGAACCCGGACAACGCTCAAGAGTGCTCGAGTGCGAATGAGTGCGCTACAAATGAGCGGTGTGAGGACGGAAAGTGTGTGATCGACGATATCTGTACGACAGATACGCAATGTGGTCCTGGTGCTTATTGCAACCGCGGCACTTGCCGGCTCGGGTGTAACGACAATGCAGATTGTCGAGATGGCGAGACATGCGGCGCTGATAACAAGTGTGTGGCCAACACGCCTGTGGACCTCAGCTGCTCTTCAACTGCCGATTGTGGTCCTTGTGAGACCTGTATCGGCGGCCAATGCGAAGTCGTAGCTGTGGTCTGTGTGACGGACTCACAATGCGGAATCGAGAAGGGTTGCCTTGACGGATTCTGCCACTTCGAGTGTTCAACTAACGCGGATTGCCCATTCAGCCATTCGTGCCAGTCCGGCATCTGTCAGGCAGATGCGACACTGCCCGCTGAATGTACGGCGAACTCCGAGTGCGCGCAGAACGAGACGTGCGTCAACGGTCTTTGCTTCAGCGAGTGTACGTCTGACACACAGTGCGGAGACATGATGATGTGTAACCAAGGTGTGTGTGAGCCCGACTTCCGCCGCGGTATCGAATGTTACCGAAGCGCGGATTGTGGCGGGGAAGGCGTCTGTGTGGACGGACTTTGCACGGTTGCGTGTGACGGAAACTCCGAGTGTCGCACAGGTACATGTGACCTGGGTTACTGCACCCGCTAA
- a CDS encoding lytic transglycosylase domain-containing protein, with protein sequence MSKLIVLMLGLLLPCVAWADLYKYRGKDGEIIITTEKRSDLKLIEVISSGGSKGSTSKTSAAPGSKKAKNQEAAQRIAESSKSRSDNVILPVRERQSAYDDIIREAAEAYNVPFGFVKAVIRIESNFNPNAISHAGAMGLMQLMPRTAEAMNVRDPFDPRQNIFGGAKFLRILTDRYHGDINLILAAYNAGDAAVARYSGIPYPQTRGYVAAVYKWYLEYNAEEVEP encoded by the coding sequence ATGAGTAAACTGATCGTCTTGATGTTGGGGCTTTTGTTGCCATGTGTGGCGTGGGCCGACCTCTATAAGTATCGAGGCAAAGACGGTGAAATCATCATTACGACTGAAAAGCGCTCGGACTTGAAATTGATCGAAGTGATCAGCTCTGGTGGTTCCAAGGGCAGCACGAGCAAAACAAGTGCGGCCCCGGGCTCGAAAAAGGCCAAGAACCAAGAAGCGGCCCAGCGTATTGCCGAGAGTTCGAAGTCTCGCTCCGATAACGTGATTTTGCCCGTTAGAGAGCGACAAAGCGCATACGATGACATCATTCGAGAAGCTGCCGAAGCCTACAACGTTCCGTTTGGTTTCGTGAAAGCTGTGATTCGTATCGAAAGCAATTTTAACCCGAATGCGATTAGCCATGCCGGTGCCATGGGGCTCATGCAACTGATGCCCAGAACGGCCGAGGCTATGAACGTGCGGGATCCCTTCGACCCTCGGCAGAATATCTTCGGTGGTGCGAAATTCCTGCGAATCCTCACGGATCGCTATCACGGGGACATCAATCTGATCTTGGCGGCGTACAATGCAGGGGATGCTGCCGTTGCAAGGTATAGCGGTATTCCCTATCCGCAGACGAGAGGGTATGTAGCAGCGGTGTATAAGTGGTACCTGGAATACAACGCTGAAGAGGTCGAGCCTTGA
- the pgsA gene encoding CDP-diacylglycerol--glycerol-3-phosphate 3-phosphatidyltransferase: MSKSTIRQDIVNIPNLLTLFRIALIPVVCWLIYDGTPISCLWAFFFFWVASVTDWLDGYIARKQNLVSITGKFLDPLADKLLVMASLIMLVGLGRVPGWIVILLLSREITITSLRALASSEGMVIAAGEGGKMKTALQMVGLIGLLVHFTYEVNWGFISAKVNFHILGLWLIIVSLFFSIGSAVDYFRGFASALDSRTSNV, translated from the coding sequence TTGAGCAAGAGCACCATCCGTCAGGACATTGTCAACATTCCCAATCTCTTGACTCTCTTCCGGATCGCCTTGATTCCGGTGGTTTGTTGGTTGATCTATGATGGGACTCCGATCTCATGTCTGTGGGCGTTCTTCTTCTTTTGGGTCGCGAGCGTCACAGATTGGCTCGATGGCTATATTGCTCGAAAGCAAAATCTCGTGAGCATTACGGGGAAGTTCTTGGATCCGCTCGCGGACAAACTTCTGGTGATGGCCTCATTGATCATGCTGGTGGGGCTAGGGCGAGTTCCCGGTTGGATCGTCATACTCTTGCTCTCCCGTGAAATTACGATCACAAGTCTGCGAGCTCTCGCAAGCTCCGAAGGGATGGTCATCGCAGCAGGAGAGGGCGGAAAAATGAAGACTGCACTGCAGATGGTCGGGCTGATCGGATTGCTGGTGCATTTCACCTACGAGGTGAATTGGGGATTCATTTCCGCGAAGGTCAATTTTCATATTCTCGGCCTCTGGCTGATCATCGTTTCGCTCTTCTTCAGCATCGGTAGTGCAGTCGACTACTTCCGCGGGTTCGCGAGTGCTTTGGATTCGCGAACTAGCAACGTTTAG
- a CDS encoding DUF507 family protein, with translation MRLYGGQVPLIAEEILRVLVRSGDLEVADENVPEVEVDIQSVLKEYIRMDRELTSKARDEASRSGVSMMRIKRQLAKEKSFEVGEDAMGYIIDQLIETFLHSHHVEEVFSEDHDLRKRIRPILKRHMAVDEELDREVRDKIKNLEEGSKTWEQEYQKVMGSVKRNKGLE, from the coding sequence ATGCGTTTGTACGGTGGCCAAGTTCCCCTCATCGCCGAAGAGATCCTTCGAGTCCTGGTGCGTTCCGGTGACTTAGAAGTAGCGGATGAGAATGTGCCCGAAGTCGAAGTCGATATTCAATCGGTGCTAAAAGAATATATCCGAATGGACCGTGAGCTCACTTCTAAGGCCCGCGACGAGGCTTCTCGCTCCGGCGTGAGTATGATGCGTATCAAGCGTCAACTCGCCAAGGAGAAGAGCTTTGAGGTCGGTGAGGATGCGATGGGATACATCATTGACCAACTCATTGAGACATTCCTCCACTCGCATCACGTTGAAGAAGTCTTCAGCGAAGACCACGATCTCAGAAAACGTATCCGTCCCATTCTCAAGCGGCACATGGCTGTCGATGAAGAACTTGATCGCGAAGTTAGGGACAAGATCAAGAACCTCGAAGAAGGTTCGAAGACTTGGGAGCAGGAGTACCAGAAGGTCATGGGTAGCGTGAAGCGGAACAAAGGGCTCGAGTAG
- a CDS encoding penicillin-insensitive murein endopeptidase: MRYVVLAFGVLWSGAAMALPPNHFAPYRPPAPVEEAKPAFELAQVAMKSAQIKAARWSGGSQTVVSVPQWTKWLKSEVPARASASRGSVSDGNLNQGTELPTTGVGYRIFDRHQGYGTRWGTPELIHAIKSAAAFVNETHQGAPLMIGNLSRSRGGDIPWSRSHNSGRDADLAFYVLDETGQSVPAPELLKFDDSGIPPAMPHLKFDVERNWAVVKGLLQSGVQIQYLFISLGLKAMLLEHAQTLGEPAWLIAMASDVLHQPHDALPHDDHFHLRIACQPDDRLQGCLEGGPSWEWGEWSEPSLLAHAMEMSRGFEQGSAEEKIAILEHLKSISSPFLADVAAHWGLDATDPAIKDASLYAIHNAWPWSGGVLSRLMEFIVDEAETDEQRALAYSVLRRSMAPEVKDFALARVRNTGLSETERIMAARSLIHFMEPDLLEPLLDEAESQPELVAAELLKIVERISLVGATTDSNLQDQKARETEIAKWREWMQANAQVGREIWLLTGLQSMGFKHAHLEPANIGELIRLLPDAPEFMVYNINRTLREISGRWSPLEQLDGHKLEAYWSKWWKKNKDRYQTN, translated from the coding sequence ATGAGATACGTCGTTCTAGCGTTTGGGGTGTTGTGGAGTGGAGCCGCCATGGCGCTTCCACCAAACCATTTCGCACCCTACCGGCCCCCTGCTCCGGTCGAAGAGGCAAAACCCGCGTTCGAACTCGCGCAGGTTGCCATGAAATCCGCACAAATCAAGGCTGCACGTTGGTCCGGTGGCTCACAAACCGTGGTCTCAGTCCCTCAATGGACTAAGTGGCTAAAATCTGAGGTGCCTGCGAGGGCTTCGGCATCACGCGGAAGTGTTTCCGACGGAAACCTCAATCAAGGCACGGAACTTCCCACCACTGGCGTTGGTTATCGAATCTTCGACCGACATCAAGGTTACGGTACACGTTGGGGTACACCAGAGCTCATCCATGCAATCAAGAGCGCGGCTGCCTTTGTGAACGAAACTCATCAAGGGGCACCTTTGATGATTGGCAACCTTAGCCGTTCGCGTGGTGGAGACATCCCGTGGAGCCGCTCTCACAATTCAGGCAGAGACGCAGATTTGGCCTTCTACGTGTTGGACGAGACCGGCCAATCCGTCCCTGCTCCCGAACTTTTGAAGTTCGACGATTCGGGCATCCCGCCGGCGATGCCTCACCTTAAGTTTGACGTCGAAAGAAATTGGGCCGTGGTCAAAGGGCTCTTACAAAGCGGTGTTCAAATTCAGTACCTCTTCATCAGTCTCGGCCTGAAGGCAATGCTTCTGGAACACGCTCAAACATTGGGAGAGCCCGCGTGGCTCATTGCCATGGCCTCAGACGTTTTGCATCAGCCCCACGATGCATTGCCCCACGACGACCACTTCCATCTGAGGATCGCCTGTCAGCCCGACGATCGGCTTCAAGGCTGCCTCGAAGGGGGTCCATCTTGGGAATGGGGTGAATGGTCGGAGCCAAGCCTCTTGGCTCACGCAATGGAGATGAGCCGTGGATTTGAGCAAGGGTCAGCCGAGGAGAAGATTGCGATTCTCGAGCACCTGAAGTCCATCTCTTCACCGTTTCTGGCAGATGTAGCAGCACATTGGGGTCTGGACGCGACGGACCCAGCTATCAAAGATGCCTCACTTTACGCCATTCACAATGCGTGGCCATGGTCCGGTGGCGTTCTTTCACGCCTCATGGAGTTCATAGTAGACGAGGCAGAGACCGACGAGCAGCGTGCCCTAGCCTATTCCGTTTTGCGCCGCAGCATGGCTCCAGAAGTCAAGGACTTCGCTCTAGCCCGAGTGCGCAACACAGGCCTTTCCGAGACGGAGAGAATCATGGCCGCGCGTTCGTTGATTCACTTCATGGAGCCAGACCTCCTCGAACCACTCCTTGATGAGGCTGAAAGCCAGCCAGAGCTCGTGGCCGCCGAGCTTCTCAAGATCGTGGAACGCATTTCACTGGTCGGAGCCACCACAGATTCCAATCTGCAGGACCAAAAGGCCCGAGAAACCGAGATTGCAAAGTGGCGAGAGTGGATGCAGGCGAACGCTCAAGTTGGGCGCGAGATTTGGCTTTTGACGGGACTTCAGAGCATGGGGTTCAAACACGCCCACCTAGAACCAGCCAATATTGGAGAGCTAATCAGGCTCTTGCCAGACGCCCCCGAGTTTATGGTTTACAATATCAATAGGACGCTTCGAGAGATCAGCGGACGCTGGTCACCACTCGAACAGCTCGATGGACACAAGCTAGAAGCGTATTGGTCGAAATGGTGGAAGAAGAACAAGGACAGATACCAGACCAATTGA